The DNA segment TTTAATTTTTCAATTGCATTTATTAATACGGCATGTCCTTTAACAGGATGTAATCTCGCAATATGGACAGCAACAAAGTCTTTTTCAGTTAAATTATAATGGGCATTGAGGTTGCTTATATCCTTGTCATAGTTAACATTTGTGTAATCTATCCCATTAAAAATGGTAGAAATTCTTTGTTCATCGACACCGTATTCTACTAACATCTCTTTAAAACGAGTAGAAACAGCAAAAACATGATTGGCTTTCTTAATCGCTCGACGATTTAAATACTGAAAAATAAATGCTAGAGGTTTCGGTTGATGCAAAAAATCGAGTTTTGGGTCACTATGTACAGTAATTGCCCAGTGGACATTTATTTTAGAAGATAGATTGTTCATAATAAAATTAGCACGCGGTCCATGCGAATGAACAATTTCAATGCCACGTTGTATTATATGTTGATGTATTTTGTTATTTACTGTGAGGTCTAAGCGACTCTGTTGTTTTATTACGGTTACATGGATTCCTAGTTCTCTCGCTTGTTGTGCAAATGCACCATCAATTAACAGCAAAAGTTCTGCTTCAAACGGCGCATTGTGAAATAGTTGAAGTAGGTGCTTTTTAGATCCACCCGTTTCTCCTCCACTAATTATGTGTAGAATCTTCATTGGTTCACCTCCAATTAACTGTGTTGTTTACGAGTACGTCTTCTACTAGTTACCACTTTCGCTAAGAACAAAGGCAATGCCCATTGACGTTTTATTCGAGATGGTTGCTTTATTAAACGGTACAACCACTCCGTTCCCGTCTTAAGGAATAATTCAGGTGCACGTTTTACATGACCACTAAACACATCAAAGCTACCTCCAACTCCTTGGAATACATTGACATGTAGTTGTTCCATATTGTTTTTGATAAACAACTCTTGCTTAGGACTGCCAAGTGCAACAAATAAAATATGCGGTTGTACTTCGTTGATTGTTTTCATTATTTGTTGTGTGTCATTAATATAGCCATCCAATGTTCCTGAGATAATCAATTTCGGGTATTTTTTTTGAATATTTCGAGCTGCTTGATTAACAATTTCAGGCTTTGCACCGTACATGAAAATTTTCCATTCATTTTTGTTGGCTAACGCTAATAAATTTCCCATCATGCCAATTCCTGTGACTCTGCCTTTAACGATTCCACCACTTAATTTTGAAGCAATTGAAACACCAATACCATCGGGAATTTGATATGTTGATTCATTTAATAAGTGGCGAAGGTTTAAGTCTTGCTCAGCCATCATTATTTTTTCGGGATTAATCGCGACTATACGGACTTTTTGAAATCGTTTAATATCATCTTCTATACGACTCATTAATTGTTGTTCGTTTAATGTTGTGACATCTACACCCATTATATTTTCTTTCATATATCAAAACCTCCAAAACAAAAAGACATTCCTATAGGGGAAATGTCTCTTATCATTTTTTTACTGAACAGGGTTGCCTTTTCCATCACCAAGTTTATAGACTGTAAAACCTGCGTCTTCCCATTGCTTTCGATCAATTGCGTTCTTTGTATCGAGTACAATTGGGTGGCTCA comes from the Paenisporosarcina antarctica genome and includes:
- a CDS encoding glycosyltransferase; its protein translation is MKILHIISGGETGGSKKHLLQLFHNAPFEAELLLLIDGAFAQQARELGIHVTVIKQQSRLDLTVNNKIHQHIIQRGIEIVHSHGPRANFIMNNLSSKINVHWAITVHSDPKLDFLHQPKPLAFIFQYLNRRAIKKANHVFAVSTRFKEMLVEYGVDEQRISTIFNGIDYTNVNYDKDISNLNAHYNLTEKDFVAVHIARLHPVKGHAVLINAIEKLKPIKDFKLLLIGDGPERSAIETLIKQSNLSNHIKLLGFRNDIPQLLALADVSLLTSYSESFPLVLLESANAHTPIITTDVGGVRDLIINKDYGWIVKPKSVDELAQALIESIAAKANNSLQQMGDLLNVHAKANFSNEQLQNSLYQSYEMMISETK
- a CDS encoding WecB/TagA/CpsF family glycosyltransferase, which translates into the protein MKENIMGVDVTTLNEQQLMSRIEDDIKRFQKVRIVAINPEKIMMAEQDLNLRHLLNESTYQIPDGIGVSIASKLSGGIVKGRVTGIGMMGNLLALANKNEWKIFMYGAKPEIVNQAARNIQKKYPKLIISGTLDGYINDTQQIMKTINEVQPHILFVALGSPKQELFIKNNMEQLHVNVFQGVGGSFDVFSGHVKRAPELFLKTGTEWLYRLIKQPSRIKRQWALPLFLAKVVTSRRRTRKQHS